Below is a genomic region from Methylobacterium sp. FF17.
GCGCGTCGTCTGGAGCGTCGCGGCCCTGATCGCCGGGACGGTCCTGCTCGGCGCCCTCGTGCCGGGGCCCAGCCCGCATCGGGCGGCGGGCCTGCCGGGCGAGGACGCGACCTGCGCCGAGTGGAGCGACGGCTGCCACGTCTGCCAGCGCGCGGAGGGGGAGGTGGCCTGCTCGCTGCCGGGCATCGCCTGCGTGCCCAAGGAACCGAGCTGCCTGCGTCGCGTCGGCGGCTGACGCGCGTGCCGGACGATCCGGGGCCGGCCCTGACGCGCCCCGTCTTCCGCTTCGCCCCGAGCCCGAACGGGCGGCTCCATCTCGGCCACGCCCTCTCGGCCCTCCTCAACGACGCCCTCGCGCGCAGTTCGGGCGGGCGGCTTCTCCTGCGGATCGAGGACATCGATCCCACCCGCTCCCGGCCGGACCTCGTCGCCGCCCTGCAGGACGACCTCGCCTGGCTCGGCCTGCGGTTCGCGGCGCCGGTGCGCCGGCAATCGGCGCATCTCGACACCTATCGCGCCCTGGTGGAGGGCCTCGCCGCGCGCGGGCTCGCCTATCCGTGCTTCTGCTCGCGCGGGACCATCGCGGCGGCGGTTGCGGCCGAGACGGCGCGCGGCCGGGAAACGGCCCGCGACCCCGATGGCGCGCCGCTCTATCCCGGCCTCTGCCGGGGGCTTCCGGAGGCCGAAGCGCGGGCGCGCCGTGAAGCGGGAGAACCGCATACCTGGCGCCTCGACATGGCCCGCGCCCTCTCCGCCGCGCCCGGACCGCACGCGGTCCGGAGTTTCACGGTGGAGCGGGCGGGCCCGGTGCACCGCATCGGCGCCGGCGCAATCGAGCCCGCCGATCCCGCCCGCTGGGGCGACCCCGTCCTCGCCCGCCGCGACGTGCCGACGAGCTATCACCTCGCGGTGGTGACGGACGATGCCGCGCAAGGCGTCACGCACGTGGTGCGCGGCGCCGACCTCCGGGCCAGCACCGACCTGCACGTCCTCCTGCAGGCGCTGCTCGGCGCGCCGTCCCCCTGCTACCACCACCATACCCTGCTGCTCGACGCCTCCGGCGCCAAGCTCGCCAAGTCGCGGGGCTCCCGCAGCCTGGCCGACCTGCGCGCGGCCGGCGAAGCCCCGGCCGACCTCCGGCGCCGGCTCGGCTTCGCCTGATCGGCCGCCTTCACGCAGGGGACGCCCGGAACGTCAGCGGGCTGCGCCTGCTGGCACGGCAACCTCCTTGGCCGTCCGACGGCGCCGCCAGGGTGGTGAGGCAGACCCGAGCGCCGCGAGGGAACAGGCCGCAGACGGCGGGAGCTTCGACGGGACGAACATTCAACGAACCGCGCTTACCCCGAAGCACAGCATCCTCAGCCAGGAATAGGGGAGAGCGGGAGCGGACCAGGACCGGCCCGCTTTCAGGCCGGGATGTCGCCCGCCGAATTGCCGATGCAACCGGCGGAAGGGCGTGGAAAACGCGGGGCCGCGCAACCCCGGCCGGGTCGCCTCAACGCAGCACTTCGCGCTGTGCCAGGGCCGAGGCGGAGCGCGACTTCTGCATCGTGCCCTCGATCTGCTCGCGCTGGCGCGTGAACTCGGCGAGCATGCGTCCGTCGAGCTCCCGGCCGCGGGGCACGCGGATCTTCATCGGGTCGACGAAGTGGCCGTTGATGATCACCTCGTAGTGGAGGTGCGCGCCCGTGGAGAGGCCGGTGGAGCCGACATAGCCGATCACCTGGCCCTGGCGCACCTTGGCGCCCGCCGTGATGCCGCGCGCGAACCGCGACATGTGGTTGTAGGTCGTGACGTAGCCGTTGATGTGCTGGAGTTCCACGCGCCGGCCGTAGCCCGAATCCCAGTCGGCCTTCAGCACCGTCGCGTTGCCGGCGGCGACGATGGGGGTGCCGATCGGGTTCGCCCAGTCGACGCCGGTATGCAGCTTGGCGTAGCCGAGCACCGGGTGGCGCCGGTAGCCGAAGCCGGAGCGCATGATCCCGTCGGCGATGGGCTTGCGGATCAGGAACTTCTTGAGCGAGCGGCCCTGCTCGTCGAGGTAGTCGATGGTGCCGTCGTCCGGGGACTGGAAGCGGAACACCTTGCGTGCCTCGCCGCCGAGGTTGAGGGCGGCGTAGAGCAGTTCCGGGCGCTCGGTGGAGCCGGGCTGCGTGCCCTCCTCGTCGAAGGTGTAGAAGACGTCCAGGCTGTCGCCCGACGAGATCCGGCGCTGGAAATCGACGTCGTAGCCGAAGATCTTGACGAGGTCGTCCACCGCCGTCCGGGGCAGGTCGTGGCGGGCGGCGGTCTCGTAGAGGCTCTGGTACAGGCGCGGGCCGGTGCCGCCTTCCTCCTCGTCGTCCGAGGCCTCGGCCGCCGCCGGAGCGACGCGGGAGGGGGCGTCCTCGGTGGGCGGCGCCACGGAGACGAAGCTGCCGCGATCGTTGATCGCCGCGATCGCCTCGATGCCGTTCTCGCCATAGAGGACCACGCGGGTCACCTGGCGCGGATCGCCGGGCTTCGGGCCGGGGGCGACCTGCAGACGGAACTGCTGGCCCTCGGAGAGATCCGCCATCCGGGTCCGGCCGCCGAGCGCCGCGACGATGCCGCGGATCTGGTCGTCGGTCGCCCGGCCCGCCGCGCGCAGCACCATCTCCAGCGTCTCGCCGCGCTTGAGGGCGAGGTCGCGCTCCTCGACCAGCGGCGGCTCGGCCCCGCCGCCGATGCTCTTGGCGAGGCTGGTGACGTTCTCCGGCACCACGAGCACGTCGATCGATTTGAAGGGCGAGCCCCCGTCGGCCATCCGGGTGCCGCCGTCGAAATCCGGGGCGGTGACGCCCTGCTGCAGGGTGCGCGAGAGCATGATCTGCGGGGCGATCGGGATCGCCGTCCGGCGCCCCGCCTCGGCCGCCAGGCGGCGCTCCTCCTCGATCTGCGCGGCGACGTCGTCGTCGGTGAGGGCCGGGGCGCCGGGCTCGACCTCCAGCCCGGCGATGTCGCGCTTGACCACCGAGACTTCCGCGCTCGGCGCGTCGGCGAGGCCGGGATCCGAGCCCCGCTCCAGGGGTTCGTCCGTGCTGAGCTTGAGGGGATCGAAGCGCGGCGCGTCGGCGGCGAACACGCCGGTGGACATCGACAGGGCGGTGGAGACCCGCATGAAGGGCCGCACCTTGATGATCTCGCGGTCGCCCAGGCGCACGGTCACCGGCGCCCGGAAGCTCTGCTTGGCCGAGGCGATCATGAGGTTGCGCACGAGGCGGTCGCCCTTGCGCGCCAGGTTCGCGGTCCCGTCCGCGATGGACGGGCGCACGGTCGCGGAGGCCCGCTCGGGGATCGCCGCGAAGGAGACCTCGCTCTGCAGCGAGACGTGGATCGCCGCGCCGATCAGCGCCGCCCCGGTCAGCCCGGTGAGCGCGCTCGCGCAGAGCCAGCGCAGGTTGACGTCGCGACGGTCGATCCGGGTCGCGTCCGGTCCGAGGAGGTCGAGGGCGGGCAGGTGCGCGACCGGCACGCGGGGGGCGACCCGCGCATCCGGGGTGCCGTTCGGGGCACCGATCGTCAGACGGCCGCGCTTCAACGTCCTGGTCCTCGCAGATGTCGCCGAACGGCACGACCCGGACATCGCAGACGCGGCCGCGCCGCGCCAGCCCGGTTCCGGCTTTCGCCGATGTCGGAGGCCAGCATGTCGACATTGAGGCGTGAACCGCCAGGCTTCACCGGAGCGGGCGAAACGCGCGGATTTCGGGCTCCTACGAAGCCGGGTTGCTCGCTGCCGGGCCGCGCCCGCAGCGCGCTTCCTCTCCGTCGGGAGACGGTGAGGGGTATGACCTCTCCGGAGAGGGGCCACAACTCGCCCCGATCTCTCGCCCTCGCGAACCCGTTACCCGGACGTCGGATCAGCCGAACCCACAGGCGGGCCGAGTCGCGGCTCCGGGCGGCGTCGCATTGACGCCGAGCCGGTTTGAGAGCTGGCGACGGTTTCGGTCAGTGCAGCCAGGAGGTGAAAAAGTAGATCAGAAGAATGATCGGGATCGGGATTCCGATCAACCAAAGCAAGCCGCCCTTCAGCATCAAGCATCTCCACCGGTTCTGCGTCGTGCCTGTCCAACGACAACGCCGGGGAAGGGGTTCCGACTACAGGGTCTCGCACTGCGGTTTGCCGTGACGCTCGAAGTAGTACGGGATCGGCAGGTAGGGCGCGAAACCGCCCCGGACCTGGACCTCGAGGTCGTCGAGGATCACGCTCGTGATGCGGGGCAGGTCGAGGCCGCGCGCCTCCGCGAAGGTCACCCAGGCGAGTTCCACGAGTTCGGAATCCGGCGAGACCACGCCGCCTGCCTCGAACGCGATGGCGCTGCGGTCGGCGGCGAAGAAGCGGGTGTCGAAGCGCCGGACCCGGCCCGGCGGCGTCACCGCGCGGGCGACGAGGTGCAGGGCCTCGAGGTCCGGCATCACGCCGGCCTCGCGAAATGCACCCCAGCTTCCGGCGGGCGCGGAGTCGGGGGGGCCGTAATCCCGCGTGCCGAGCATCAGCCCGGTCTCCTCGAAGGTCTCGCGGATCGCCGCTAGCGCCAGGGCCCGGCCGAGCCCGGCGCCGCCGCGGGGCACCTTCAGGGCCAGGGCGTCGCTCGCCCGGTGGGAGAGGGCCCCGGCCACCGGCATGTGCCGGTCGCCCGGCTCGATGCGGCCACCGGGGAAGACGAACTTGCCGGGCATGAAGGCGAGGCGTGCATGGCGCCGGCCCATCAGGATGCGGGGGGCGCGCTTCGTCCGGTCGAGGAGGATCAGGGTCGCGGCGCTGCGGGGCCGGAGCGCCTTGCGGGCCGGGGCCTCAGGCGGGGCCGAAGCCGGGGGTTCGTTCGGCAGCACGCCCGTCGGCTGGTCCACGCTGCGTCTCCGGGTCGGCATGCCCGCCCGATTGCGGCACGTCCGATGTCCGGGCCAGCGGTAGCTTGGCGAAGCCGTGCATGCCAAGCGCATATTGCAGCCCGACCACGGCGCCCTTCACCGGCTGCAGGAGTCCGAGGCAGCCGAGCAGGGTGACGATGGGCCAGAAGGTGAGCTGAAACCACAGGGGCAGATCGTAGTTCATCTCGGTTTCGAGCAGGAAATACCCGACCACGTGCCCGACGAGGAAGATCACGATGTAGGGCGGCAGGTCGTCGGCCCGGTGATGGCCGAGTTCGAGGCCGCAGCTCTCGCATGCGGGCCGGACCTTGAGGTAGCGCCCGAAGACCTTGCCCTCCCCGCAATGGGGACAGCGTCCGCAGAAGCCGCGGGTCAGCGCCGTGATGAGGCCGGCGCGCTCGCCGGGTCGGGTCTCGACGGTCGCGGTCATGCTCAAGGCTCCTCGGACGGCACGCCAGCCTATACCCTCGGCCTCAACGGCGCGAGCCGCGATGGCGCGACCCGGTGTTGCGGATGCCGGCGGGGCGGCCGGGCGCCCCGGGCTTGCGGACGGCCCCGCGCCCCTTCGCGGGCGGGCCGCGCTCGGGGCGGGCCTGACCCTCGGTCAGGAGTTCGAAGCGCAGGGCGCCCGCCACCGCCGCCGCCTCCACCAGGCGGACCTCGACCCGGTCGCCGAGGCGGTGGGTTTCCCCCGAGCGCTCGCCCACCAGGGCGTGCTTGGCCTCGTCGTGCCGGTAGTAATCGGCCCCGATGGTGGAGATCGGCACGAAGCCGTCCGCCCCGGTCTCGTCGAGCTTGATGAACAGTCCCGACCGCGTCACCCCGGAGATCTGGCCGGTGAAGGTGGCGCCGACCCGGTCGGCGAGGTGGTGGGCGATGAGCCGGTCGATGGTCTCACGCTCGGCCGCCATGGCGCGGCGCTCGGCCGCCGAGATCTGCTCGCCGATCTGGTCCAGGGCCGCCACCGTGACCTCGGGGGAGAGGCCGTCCGGCCCGAGCCGGCAGGCCGCGATCAGGGCCCGGTGCACGATGAGGTCGGCGTAGCGCCGGATCGGCGAGGTGAAATGCGCGTAGCGCCGCAGGTTCAGGCCGAAATGCCCGAGGTTCTGCGCGGCGTAGACGGCCTGGGCCTGCGAGCGCAGCACCACCTCGTTGATGAAGGTGGCGTGCTCCGTCTCCGCCACCGTGCCGAGGATGCGGTTGAACAGGGCCGGGCGCAGCGCGCCTTCCTTGGGCAGCTTGATGCCGATGGAGGCGAGCACCTCGCCGAGCGCCCGCATCTTCTCCAGCGCGGGTTCGTCGTGCACCCGGTAGATCAGCGGCTGCTTGGCCTGCTCCAGGGTCTCGGCGGCCGCCACGTTGGCCTGGATCATGAACTCCTCGATGAGCCGGTGCGCGTCGAGGCGCGCCGGCACCACCACGCGGTCCACGGCCCCGTCGGGGGTGAGCAGCACCTTGCGTTCGGGCAGGTCGAGGGCGAGGGGCCCGCGCGCCTCGCGGGCCTGGACCAGAGCCCCGTAGGCGGCCCAGAGCGGGCGCAGGACCGGCTCCAGCAGCGGCGCGGTCACCGCGTCGGGGAACCCGTCGATGGCCGCTTGCGCCTGCGCGTAGGCGAGCTTGGCCCGCGAGCGCATCATCACCCGGTGGAAGCTGTGCCGGCGCTTCACCCCGTCGGCGCCGATGACGAGGCGCACGGCCAGGGCCGGGCGGTCCTCGGCCTCGCGCAGGGAGCAGAGGTCGTTGGAGATGCGCTCGGGCAGCATCGGCACGACCCGGTCCGGGAAGTAGACCGAGTTGCCGCGCACGAGCGCCTCGCGGTCCAGGGCCGAGCCCGGGCGCACGTAGGCGGCGACGTCGGCGATGGCCACGGTGACGATGAAGCCGCCCGCGTTGGCGGGGTCGGGGTCGGCCACCGCCATCACGGCGTCGTCGTGGTCCTTGGCGTCGGGCGGGTCGATGGTGACGAGGGGCTCGGCGCGCCAGTCCTCGCGGTTCGCCGGGCCCACCGGCACCACCGCGTCGGCCTCGGCGAGGGTGGCGGCGGCGAAGACGTGGGGAATGTGGTGGAGGTGCAGGGCGATCAGGCTGATCGCCTTCTCGGAACCAAGGGAGCCCAGGCGGTCCCGCACCCGGCCCTGGGGCAGGCCGAAGCGGCTCTCGCGCTGCAGGCTGACGCTGACGAGGTCGCCGTCGCGGGCCTCGCCCTCCTCGCCGGCGGGGATCGCGATCTCCCGGCCCTGCGCCCGCTTCTCGACGGGGATGATGCGGCCCCCTTCCGGGCCGGCGCGGAAGACGCCGATGATCTCGGCCTTGTTCTTGCCCAGCACCTTGATGACCCGGCCGGTGTAGCGGCCGGGCTCGGCCGGGCTCGCCTCCACCCGCAGGAGCACGCGGTCGCCGATGCCCGGCGCCGGCTGGCCGCTGGGGCGCCGGGTTCCCCGGGGGCCTGCGACGGTGATGCGGGGGGCCGGGCCGTGCCCGACATCCCACTCGGCGGGCGCGGCCAGGAACTCGCCGTCGCGGTCCCGCGCCGTGATGTCGGCCAGCACCACCGGGGGCAGGCGGCCGGAGGGCGAAAGCCCGTCGCGCCCGCGCGCGACCGCCCCGTCCATCTCGATCTCCTTGAGGATCCGCTTGAGGCCGATGCGGTCGGCGCCCTTGATGTTGAAGGCGGCCGCGATCTCGCGCTTGCCGACCGTCTCCGTCGAGGCTTCGATGAAGGCGAGGATCTGCTGCCGGGTCGGCAGGCCGGCGGCGCCGGGATTCGGGATGATGCGTTTTGCCAAGGCGAAAGGGCTCGGGGGGAGAAGGACGCGCTTGCGTGGGCGCGAGGCAGGATGGAAAAGGGGGGCAGGATGCGGGATCGCGGATCGGCCGGTGCCCAGGATATGGGCATCCCGGCCCCGTCCGGCAACGGCGCGCGCCGGGCCTCAGCCCGTGGCGGCGGATTTGCGCAGGCGATCCACCGCCCGGTCGACGTCGAAGGCCGGGTCGGTGAGTTCGTCGAGGCGGAACGGGCAGAGGGCGGGAAAGCCGAACTCCACCTGGGTCTCGGCGTCGCGGTATTCCGGGGCTTCGGCCTCGCGCACCGCCAGGGTCCAGAAGCCCTCCACGTTCAGGTGTGCCACCCGGCCCGGCCCGGCGGCGAGCCCGGCCTGACCCTGGCGGGCGGCCTCGCGCCAGAGCGCGCTCGCCCGGTCGTCGGACATCAGGGCCGCGCGCACGAGGTTGGCGAGGAGGGAGCGGACCTCGGCGGCGGGTTCAGATGTGGCGCGTTCGGACATGAGGGGGCTCCGCGGGAGGGCTCGGACGGGTTCGGACGCGCAAGCGCCGGGCCAGATGCCGATCGGCCGGCGGACGTATCCCGGCGGCGCTCAGCCGGTGTTCATATACGACCTCTTCAGCATAGCGGCATTCGAACATTGTGGATGCCGAAACCTTGGGAACATGAACGCTGATCTTTACCGTTTCCGACGACGCTGCCTGATGAGCGCGCGTGTTATCCCACGCGGGAAAGGGGTCGACGAATGCAGTTCCTGACGCGTGGCGCCGAGATGCACGTGGCCGGGCCCCGGCTCGGGCGTGCCGTCGGGTCCGGCGCGATCGCGCGGCGCGGGCCCGTGTCCGCATGCTGAACCTCTTCGTCTCCATCGCGGTGGTCGCGTGGTTCGTCCTGCTCTACGGCATGGCGCGGCAGAACCTCGTCACCGCGACGCGTCCCCTCGACCTGCGGCCCGCCGTGCCGATCGCCCTGGCGGCGACCTTCGCGTACATGCCGCACGTCTTCAACGTTGAGCGCGAGAACGGGCAGGCCGTGCTCGAAGAAGGGCTGACCGCCTCGAACATCCTGCTGGTGATCCTGACGGGCCTGACCTGGCTCTACCTCCTCTCCCGCGTGTTCCGGGACCAGCGCATCCTGCGCGTGCCGTTCTCGATGCCCTACCTCCCGTTCACGCTCCTCATCGTGATGGACGGGGTGAGCGCCCTGTGGTCGATCGTGCCGACCTACACGATCTACCGCACGGCGGAGGTGAGCGCCTTCACCTTCGCGTCGATCCTGATCTTCGACCGCAGCGACATCGCCCGGCGGCTCGCCGACATCCTCGCGATCTTCATCGGGGTCTGGCTGATCGTCATCATCCCGGTGATCGTGACGAGCCTGGCGAACGGGATCGTGTTCTCGTCGGGCAAGAACAATATGACGCCGTTCATCTGCTTCGCGCTGGCGATGCTCGTCGCGGTGGACCGGACCCAGGCGCGGCGCCTGCCGTATTTCGTGCTTGCGGTGGTCGGCTTCATCGTCGCGGGCTCGGCCTCCAGCACGGGGGCGTTGGTCGCCATCGTGCCGGGTCTCATGATCGCGTCCGCGCGCCGCTCGGTCCGCGCCCTCGGCATCGTCACGACGGTGGCGACGGTGGTGGTGTTCCTCGTCCTGATGCTCTCGATCTCCATGTTCCCGGAACTGCTGGAGCTGGTCTCGACCGTGCTGCAGAAGCCCGCCGAGGAGATCGCCAACGGTACCGGGCGCGGCAGCTTCTGGCCCATCTTCCTCGAGGCCACCCGGGACCGGCTCGTCGGCTCGGGCTACTCGGCGGGGGACCGCTTCCTCGACGTGATCATCGCCCAGTCCGACCCGAGCGGGGTCGCGGCCACTCAGAATGTCGGTCTCGCAAGCGCCCACAACATGTTCCTCAGCGCCTGGGCGGGCCTCGGCCTGATCGGCCTGTGCTTCGCCTTCGTGGTCCTGACGAACGCGATCCGCTGGGGCCTCAAGCTCGACCTGCCCGGGCGCCGCTTCGTCGTCTGCTGCATGCTGATGCTTATCCTCAACGGGATGACGACGCCGGGCATCTTCCAGGACTGGAACGTCAACATCCTCGGCTTCGTGGCCCTGCTCGCCTACGCGCGGGTCGGCGCGCTGCGGCAGCCGGGGCACGCGGTGCCGGTCCCCGTGGCGGGCCGGCGGCCGGTGCCCGCGCGCGCCGCCGCCGGCTGGCGCACGATTTGAAACCCCATGCACAGCGCTCTGCCCCGCGCGAATGGATGGCCGGAAACGGTCCCGGCCTGTCTCAGGCCGGGACCGGACCGCGCCGATCCGGGACGCGGACCGGCGGCCGGGCGTGACAGGTAGGAGAGAGGATTTCCCATGGCGATGATCGAACGGATCCCATCCGCGCTCGTCATGGCCGGCGAGCCCGCCGGCCGCGACGAGACTCCGGATTCGTGGTTCTTCGACCCCCGCGAGGTCCTCCGGGCGCTGCGGAACCAGTGGAAGCTCGTGCTTGCGCCGGTGGTGCTCTGCATGCTCGCCGCGCTCGCCTGGATCTCCCTGGTGCCGCCGCAATATACCGGCTCGGTCCAGATCCTGATCGATCCGCGCAGCCTGCAGGTGGTCAAGGACGGGCTCGCCCCGGTCGACCAGGCGAGTGACGCCAGCCTGCTCCTGGTGGACAGCCAGATGCGCGTCCTGACCTCCGACGACGTGTTTCGCCGGGTCATCGCGCGCTTCGACCTGACCCGGGATCCCGAGTTCGTGCCGGCCCCCTCCACCCTCGACGGGGTGCGCGAGGAGCTGGCGAAGCTCCTCGGCCGCCACACGCCCGCACCCCCGACCGATCCGCTGCTCACGGCCCTGCGCACCCTGCGGGCGAAGACCCTGGCCAAGCGGCTGGAGCGCAGCTTCGTCGTCGAGGTCGGCGTCACCTCCGTGGACCGGGTCAAGGCCGCCCGCATCGTGCAGGGCATCGCGGAAGCCTACCTCGCCACCGAGGCGGAGACGCGCGGTGCGCTGACCGGCAAGGCGGGCGTCGCCCTGGCGGGACGCCTCGGCGAACTCCAGCAGACCCTGAACCAGTCCGACGAGCGGGCCCAGAAATTCCGGGCGGCCCACAACATCGTGGGCACCCGCGCCCAGCTCGTGAGCGAGCAGCAGCTCACCCAGTTGAACGAGCAGCTCGGCGTCGCCCGGGGCCGGGTCTCCGAACTGCGCGGCCGCCTCGCGCAGGTCGAGGCCCTGGGGCGGGGGGCCGCCAGCCTCGAATCCGTCCCCGAAGTCATGCAGTCGCCCAACGTCAGCCAGCTGCGGGGCCAGATCGCCCAGCTGGAGACCACCTACGCCGATTCGCTCCAGAACCTCGGATCGCTGCATCCGGTCGTGAAGACCCACGCGGCCCAGATTCGCAGCCTGCGCAGCCAGCTCGATGCCGAGATCAAGCGGATCGCGGCGTCGATGGCGAACGAGTACCGGGCGGCCGCCGCCAACGAGGCGAGCCTGACCGCGACCCTCGATCGCCGCAAGAAGGAGGCCCTCACCATCGGGTCGGACCTCGTGCGCCTGCGCGAATTGGAGCGGCAGGTGGACGCGAACCGGGCCGTCTACGAGACCTTCCTGGTGCGCTCGCGCGAGCTTCAGGAGCAGCAGAAGCTCGACACCTCGTCCTCCCGGATCATCTCGCCGGCGCTGCCCTCGGATCGCCGGCTCGGGCCCTCGTCCGGCATCGTCGTGGCCGCCGCCCTCGTCGCCGGCCTGGGCCTCGGCGTGGGCACCGGGCTCCTCGGCGTGGCGAT
It encodes:
- a CDS encoding DUF983 domain-containing protein; this translates as MTATVETRPGERAGLITALTRGFCGRCPHCGEGKVFGRYLKVRPACESCGLELGHHRADDLPPYIVIFLVGHVVGYFLLETEMNYDLPLWFQLTFWPIVTLLGCLGLLQPVKGAVVGLQYALGMHGFAKLPLARTSDVPQSGGHADPETQRGPADGRAAERTPGFGPA
- a CDS encoding NUDIX hydrolase, translated to MPTRRRSVDQPTGVLPNEPPASAPPEAPARKALRPRSAATLILLDRTKRAPRILMGRRHARLAFMPGKFVFPGGRIEPGDRHMPVAGALSHRASDALALKVPRGGAGLGRALALAAIRETFEETGLMLGTRDYGPPDSAPAGSWGAFREAGVMPDLEALHLVARAVTPPGRVRRFDTRFFAADRSAIAFEAGGVVSPDSELVELAWVTFAEARGLDLPRITSVILDDLEVQVRGGFAPYLPIPYYFERHGKPQCETL
- a CDS encoding M23 family metallopeptidase, translating into MKRGRLTIGAPNGTPDARVAPRVPVAHLPALDLLGPDATRIDRRDVNLRWLCASALTGLTGAALIGAAIHVSLQSEVSFAAIPERASATVRPSIADGTANLARKGDRLVRNLMIASAKQSFRAPVTVRLGDREIIKVRPFMRVSTALSMSTGVFAADAPRFDPLKLSTDEPLERGSDPGLADAPSAEVSVVKRDIAGLEVEPGAPALTDDDVAAQIEEERRLAAEAGRRTAIPIAPQIMLSRTLQQGVTAPDFDGGTRMADGGSPFKSIDVLVVPENVTSLAKSIGGGAEPPLVEERDLALKRGETLEMVLRAAGRATDDQIRGIVAALGGRTRMADLSEGQQFRLQVAPGPKPGDPRQVTRVVLYGENGIEAIAAINDRGSFVSVAPPTEDAPSRVAPAAAEASDDEEEGGTGPRLYQSLYETAARHDLPRTAVDDLVKIFGYDVDFQRRISSGDSLDVFYTFDEEGTQPGSTERPELLYAALNLGGEARKVFRFQSPDDGTIDYLDEQGRSLKKFLIRKPIADGIMRSGFGYRRHPVLGYAKLHTGVDWANPIGTPIVAAGNATVLKADWDSGYGRRVELQHINGYVTTYNHMSRFARGITAGAKVRQGQVIGYVGSTGLSTGAHLHYEVIINGHFVDPMKIRVPRGRELDGRMLAEFTRQREQIEGTMQKSRSASALAQREVLR
- a CDS encoding type 1 periplasmic-binding domain-containing protein, with product MSERATSEPAAEVRSLLANLVRAALMSDDRASALWREAARQGQAGLAAGPGRVAHLNVEGFWTLAVREAEAPEYRDAETQVEFGFPALCPFRLDELTDPAFDVDRAVDRLRKSAATG
- a CDS encoding GumC family protein, whose protein sequence is MAMIERIPSALVMAGEPAGRDETPDSWFFDPREVLRALRNQWKLVLAPVVLCMLAALAWISLVPPQYTGSVQILIDPRSLQVVKDGLAPVDQASDASLLLVDSQMRVLTSDDVFRRVIARFDLTRDPEFVPAPSTLDGVREELAKLLGRHTPAPPTDPLLTALRTLRAKTLAKRLERSFVVEVGVTSVDRVKAARIVQGIAEAYLATEAETRGALTGKAGVALAGRLGELQQTLNQSDERAQKFRAAHNIVGTRAQLVSEQQLTQLNEQLGVARGRVSELRGRLAQVEALGRGAASLESVPEVMQSPNVSQLRGQIAQLETTYADSLQNLGSLHPVVKTHAAQIRSLRSQLDAEIKRIAASMANEYRAAAANEASLTATLDRRKKEALTIGSDLVRLRELERQVDANRAVYETFLVRSRELQEQQKLDTSSSRIISPALPSDRRLGPSSGIVVAAALVAGLGLGVGTGLLGVAMSGRIGSQRRLQSIARLPVMAAVPELSNSRQAGTGLRQAKADYALAVARIGSRLQRELPNARPLVILVASADDRPGKTALVHGLASSAALDGQRTLLVDADPEAVLSRGLGGTPLRKLADVLRGQAPAMDAVMETPSGIWLMPVDEQALSFGTGIVAGTVLKAGAGFDTVIVDLGLVGTDVAADRLAFDPRFPVVILTASAKRSEVAPLRRVLDALGRDSRVRLVLTDAASAA
- the rnr gene encoding ribonuclease R; amino-acid sequence: MAKRIIPNPGAAGLPTRQQILAFIEASTETVGKREIAAAFNIKGADRIGLKRILKEIEMDGAVARGRDGLSPSGRLPPVVLADITARDRDGEFLAAPAEWDVGHGPAPRITVAGPRGTRRPSGQPAPGIGDRVLLRVEASPAEPGRYTGRVIKVLGKNKAEIIGVFRAGPEGGRIIPVEKRAQGREIAIPAGEEGEARDGDLVSVSLQRESRFGLPQGRVRDRLGSLGSEKAISLIALHLHHIPHVFAAATLAEADAVVPVGPANREDWRAEPLVTIDPPDAKDHDDAVMAVADPDPANAGGFIVTVAIADVAAYVRPGSALDREALVRGNSVYFPDRVVPMLPERISNDLCSLREAEDRPALAVRLVIGADGVKRRHSFHRVMMRSRAKLAYAQAQAAIDGFPDAVTAPLLEPVLRPLWAAYGALVQAREARGPLALDLPERKVLLTPDGAVDRVVVPARLDAHRLIEEFMIQANVAAAETLEQAKQPLIYRVHDEPALEKMRALGEVLASIGIKLPKEGALRPALFNRILGTVAETEHATFINEVVLRSQAQAVYAAQNLGHFGLNLRRYAHFTSPIRRYADLIVHRALIAACRLGPDGLSPEVTVAALDQIGEQISAAERRAMAAERETIDRLIAHHLADRVGATFTGQISGVTRSGLFIKLDETGADGFVPISTIGADYYRHDEAKHALVGERSGETHRLGDRVEVRLVEAAAVAGALRFELLTEGQARPERGPPAKGRGAVRKPGAPGRPAGIRNTGSRHRGSRR
- a CDS encoding O-antigen ligase family protein, with the translated sequence MLNLFVSIAVVAWFVLLYGMARQNLVTATRPLDLRPAVPIALAATFAYMPHVFNVERENGQAVLEEGLTASNILLVILTGLTWLYLLSRVFRDQRILRVPFSMPYLPFTLLIVMDGVSALWSIVPTYTIYRTAEVSAFTFASILIFDRSDIARRLADILAIFIGVWLIVIIPVIVTSLANGIVFSSGKNNMTPFICFALAMLVAVDRTQARRLPYFVLAVVGFIVAGSASSTGALVAIVPGLMIASARRSVRALGIVTTVATVVVFLVLMLSISMFPELLELVSTVLQKPAEEIANGTGRGSFWPIFLEATRDRLVGSGYSAGDRFLDVIIAQSDPSGVAATQNVGLASAHNMFLSAWAGLGLIGLCFAFVVLTNAIRWGLKLDLPGRRFVVCCMLMLILNGMTTPGIFQDWNVNILGFVALLAYARVGALRQPGHAVPVPVAGRRPVPARAAAGWRTI
- the gluQRS gene encoding tRNA glutamyl-Q(34) synthetase GluQRS, producing MTRPVFRFAPSPNGRLHLGHALSALLNDALARSSGGRLLLRIEDIDPTRSRPDLVAALQDDLAWLGLRFAAPVRRQSAHLDTYRALVEGLAARGLAYPCFCSRGTIAAAVAAETARGRETARDPDGAPLYPGLCRGLPEAEARARREAGEPHTWRLDMARALSAAPGPHAVRSFTVERAGPVHRIGAGAIEPADPARWGDPVLARRDVPTSYHLAVVTDDAAQGVTHVVRGADLRASTDLHVLLQALLGAPSPCYHHHTLLLDASGAKLAKSRGSRSLADLRAAGEAPADLRRRLGFA